Sequence from the Streptomyces peucetius genome:
CGCGTCGAGCACCCCGCGCCGCAGCCGCGCCGTCCCGAACGGGTCGGCCCACTCGGTCGTCCTGACGCTCACGCTGTGCTCCGCTCTGTTACGGCTGTCGCTTACGGCCACGGCCCCCGGGTCGGGCGGCTCGCGCCGGTCCCGAGTGCTGATGCGCCCGAAGGTACCGCGTGCGGGGGTGGGGGTGACGCGCGGCGAGGGGGGTGTCCGCTGCGCGGAGCCGATCCCCTCCCCGCCCCTTCCCGAAACCGGGGCAGGCCCCGGGCCCCGTCACGGGGCTCTGCCCCGGTCCCTGTACCGGCGCGCGGCGGACTCCGCCCGGGCCCGGTTCGGGAAGGGGCGGGGTGGGGTGGGGTGGGGGAACGGCCCCCGCGCAAACGGGGCGCTTACGTGCCCCCCGAACGCTACGAGTGCCCCAGGTCCTCCGACTCACCGTCGGGCTCCGTCGGGACGGAGCCCCCGTCGCGGGGCGGGCGGATGACGAACTCGTCCGCCGCCATCGAGTCCAGAACCGGCGGCGCCGGCGTCGGCGGCTTCGGCATCACGGCCGCCTCCGAGTGCCCGCCGCAGCCGTACGCCAAGGACACCACGCGCCCGTCCGCCGGCGAGAACTCGTTCGCGCACACGCCGAAGGCCTGCCGCAGAGAGCCCCCGATGGGGACCAGGAAGCCGCAGGACTCGCAGGACGCCGGGGCCGCCTGGGCCATGGGCGTCTTCGCGCCGTAGGACTCGTCCCAGCGGTCGGCCGCCGTGTGCAGCCCGTACCGGGACAGCACGCGCGCCCGGCGCATGCCCAGTTCCTCGGCGAGCGCCGCGATCTGGCCGCGCCCGTTGTTCGTCGTGGCCTCGATCGCCGGCCTGCGGTCCGTGAGCTCCGCGTCCTCCGCCTCGACCCGCTCGACCAGGTCGTGCGACGGCGGGTGCTCGGCGAGGACCGAGTTCGGCGGCGGCTCGTCCTCGCCGCTGTAGCCGGGCTCCAGCCGCAGGTCCTCGGCGTCGGTCGGCAGCAGGTCGCCGGGCCCCATGTCACCGGGCCGCAGCCGCTCGCTCCACGGCACCCACTCGGGAGCCAGCAGGGCGTCGGGGCCGGGCAGCAGGACGGTTTCGTCAAGCGTGACGACCTTCGCGCGGGAGGCGCGGGTGACGGTCACGGCCCAGCGCCAGCCGCGGTAGCCGGGCTCCTGGCACTCGAAGAAGTGCGTGACGACCCGGTCTCCCTCGGAGACGAGCGACACATGCTCTCCGACCACCCCGGGCGCGGCGGCCTCCTCCGCGGCATGCCGGGCGAGGTCTACCGCCTCGGCGCACAGGCGGTCGGGGGTACGGCTTCGCGTCGCAGCACTCACTAGTCTCGCTTCTCTCCTACGCCGTCTCACGGATGCGCTCGGCCGATGAAGAGGTACGGGGCAGGGCGGCGAACGGAGCGGACCAGGGGGCCGCATCGACGTCCACACGCCCGGACCGTCCAGATCCCGGGCACACCTAACGTCATCCATTCTGCGGGATGCCGAAGAGGCGCGCGGCCGAGAACAACCGCCGGTGGCGCGCTACGCACGCTACCCCTTCCTACGCCCGCCGCCCACCTGCCCGTCCCAACACGGGACGAACCGACAGCGACGGAGCGGCGGCACAACCGGTCCGCACGGGCCCGCGCACACGCGGCAAGAAGGAAACACGCCGCACGGCGGGCCGGCGATCACGGTTCGGGACGGCAGGGCTTGGGGCACTATGACGGGGTGGCAGCCGCAAGGTCGTCCCGCTCCGACGGCCCGGTCCGCAAGGCGGGCCGGACGGTCGGCCGCGCCCTGCACCTACCGTTCACGGGCACCGCGCGCGGCATCCGCAGGGCGACCCACGCGCACGGCGCGGGCGAATCCGGTCTCGGGAAACTCATCGAACTGCACGCCGTGAACGGCGCGGGCGACGTCATGATCACCGTGGCGCTGGCGTCCACGGTGTTCTTCTCCGTACCGACCGACGAGGCCCGTGGCCGCGTCGCCCTCTACCTGGCCATCACCATGGCGCCCTTCACCCTGCTCGCTCCGGTGATCGGCCCCCTTCTCGACCGCCTCCCGCACGGCCGTCGCGCGGCCATGGCAGGCGCGATGCTGGCCCGCGTGCTGCTGGCGGTCCTGCTGTCGCGCGCCG
This genomic interval carries:
- a CDS encoding DUF3027 domain-containing protein, whose protein sequence is MSAATRSRTPDRLCAEAVDLARHAAEEAAAPGVVGEHVSLVSEGDRVVTHFFECQEPGYRGWRWAVTVTRASRAKVVTLDETVLLPGPDALLAPEWVPWSERLRPGDMGPGDLLPTDAEDLRLEPGYSGEDEPPPNSVLAEHPPSHDLVERVEAEDAELTDRRPAIEATTNNGRGQIAALAEELGMRRARVLSRYGLHTAADRWDESYGAKTPMAQAAPASCESCGFLVPIGGSLRQAFGVCANEFSPADGRVVSLAYGCGGHSEAAVMPKPPTPAPPVLDSMAADEFVIRPPRDGGSVPTEPDGESEDLGHS